The following coding sequences lie in one Cannabis sativa cultivar Pink pepper isolate KNU-18-1 chromosome 5, ASM2916894v1, whole genome shotgun sequence genomic window:
- the LOC115716108 gene encoding probable serine/threonine-protein kinase PBL19 yields the protein MKCFYLFKDKSKCRRKAESAPELRDQNKSSNNNNNNPALDRLTKSSGSLPSPKSIPELYKEKEQELRAFTFQELREATNGFNRMLKIGEGGFGSVYKGTIKPLNGQGNPTVVAIKKLNQHSLQGHKQWLAEVQFLGVLSHPHLVKLIGYCSADGERGIQRLLVYEYMPNRSLEDHLFNRAFPVLPWIKRLEIILGAAEGLAYLHDGVEVKVIYRDFKSSNVLLDENFQPKLSDFGLAREGPTGDRTHVSTAVVGTYGYAAPEYVETGHLTVQSDIWTFGVVLYEILTGRRVLERNRPSGEQKLLDWVKQYPADKNRFSMIIDPRLRGDFAPNAAKKIAKLADCCLLKNAKERPTMSQVVERLKQAIQESQASSSSSSANGTSSSHKSNLVKGKSK from the exons ATGAAGTGCTTTTATCTCTTTAAAGATAAATCCAAGTGCAGAAGAAAGGCAGAATCAGCTCCTGAGTTAAGGGACCAAAACAAGTcaagcaataataataataataatccagCTTTAGATCGTTTAACCAAATCTTCTGGCTCATTACCATCACCAAAAAGCATACCAGAACTTTACAAAGAAAAAGAGCAAGAATTGAGAGCTTTTACTTTCCAAGAGCTAAGGGAAGCAACTAATGGTTTCAATAGGATGTTAAAGATTGGAGAAGGAGGTTTTGGGTCTGTGTATAAAGGGACTATTAAGCCTCTTAATGGTCAGGGTAATCCTACTGTGGTTGCCATAAAGAAGTTAAATCAACATAGTTTACAG GGTCATAAACAATGGCTTGCAGAAGTTCAATTCCTCGGTGTTCTCAGTCATCCACACCTTGTAAAACTCATAGGATATTGCTCTGCAGACGGGGAAAGAGGGATTCAACGGCTATTGGTTTATGAATACATGCCTAATAGAAGTTTGGAAGATCATCTTTTCAACCGAGCATTTCCTGTTCTTCCATGGATTAAAAGATTGGAGATTATCCTTGGTGCTGCTGAAGGCTTGGCTTATTTGCACGACGGAGTGGAAGTTAAG GTAATATACAGAGATTTTAAATCCTCAAATGTACTATTGGACGAGAACTTTCAGCCAAAGCTCTCTGATTTCGGGCTTGCCAGAGAAGGGCCAACCGGTGACCGGACTCATGTATCTACAGCA GTGGTTGGAACATATGGATATGCAGCACCAGAGTACGTTGAGACTGGCCATCTCACCGTCCAGAGTGACATATGGACTTTCGGTGTTGTCCTCTACGAGATCCTCACTGGAAGGCGAGTTTTGGAAAGAAACCGTCCTTCAGGAGAGCAGAAACTTTTAGATTGGGTGAAACAATATCCAGCTGACAAGAACAGGTTTAGTATGATTATCGACCCTCGTTTGAGAGGAGATTTTGCACCAAATGCCGCGAAGAAAATCGCCAAGTTGGCAGATTGCTGCTTGCTGAAGAATGCAAAAGAAAGGCCAACAATGAGTCAAGTTGTGGAGAGGTTGAAACAAGCTATACAAGAATCACAAGCCTCATCATCAAGTTCATCTGCAAATGGTACCTCTTCTTCACATAAATCTAATTTAGTGAAGGGAAAATCCAAATAG
- the LOC115716110 gene encoding novel plant SNARE 11 yields MDPLSSISEELAEIEGQISDIFRALSNGFQKLEKIKDSNRQSRQLEELTEKMRECKRLIKEFDREVKDIESRNDPNTNRMLSEKKQSMIKELNSYVALKKQYTANLDNKKIDLFDGPTEGHDEENVLLASNMTNQQLMDNGHHMMNETDQAIERSKKVVQDTINVGTDTAAALKAQTEQMSRVVNELDSIHFSIKKASQLVKEIGRQVATDKCIMALLFLIVVGVIAIIIVKLVNPNNKTIRDIPGLAPPAGRKLLWYLT; encoded by the exons ATGGATCCATTATCATCGATCAGCGAAGAACTTGCGGAGATCGAAGGCCAAATCAGCGATATTTTCAGGGCTTTATC AAATGGGTTTCAAAAATTGGAGAAGATTAAGGATTCCAACAGGCAAAGTAGGCAGCTGGAGGAGCTCACAGAGAAGATGCGAGAATGTAAGAG GCTTATTAAAGAGTTTGACAGAGAAGTCAAGGATATTGAAAGTAGAAATGATCCCAACACCAACAGGATGCTTAGTGAGAAAAAGCAGTCTATG ATTAAGGAGTTGAATTCATATGTTGCCTTGAAGAAACA ATATACAGCCAATCTTGATAACAAAAAAATTGACCTCTTTGATGGACCAACAGAAGGACATGATGAAGAAAATGTCTTGCTAGCCTCAA ATATGACAAATCAACAGCTTATGGATAATGGACACCACATGATGAATGAAACAGATCAGGCCATTGAGAGATCAAAGAAG GTTGTTCAAGACACCATCAATGTTGGAACTGATACAGCAGCAGCTCTCAAGGCTCAA ACTGAACAAATGAGTAGGGTTGTTAATGAGCTGGACTCTATACATTTCTCTATCAAGAAAGCATCTCAACTGGTCAAGGAAATTGGTAGGCAG GTTGCAACTGACAAGTGTATTATGGCATTACTTTTCCTAATTGTTGTTGGAGTCATAGCCATCATTATCGTGAAG CTTGTAAATCCGAACAACAAGACCATCCGGGATATACCTGGATTAGCCCCTCCCGCAGGCCGAAAATTACTCTGGTACCTTACCTAG
- the LOC133037685 gene encoding uncharacterized protein LOC133037685 yields the protein MYIFELAQDPIVTFCGYLFCWPCLYKWLHHHSQSHEFPVCKALIQEEKLAPLYGRDKTQSDPRSKSYSGIDIPHRPAGERPPTTPPSDANQFTNNGFGFMGGFVPMATARMGNFTLATAFGGSIPSLFNMHFHGFPDATVYGTTSGFPYGFHSFHGGHAHHGFP from the coding sequence atgtatatttttgaaTTAGCTCAAGACCCTATCGTTACTTTTTGTGGCTACCTCTTTTGTTGGCCTTGTTTATACAAATGGCTTCATCACCACTCACAATCACATGAATTTCCTGTTTGTAAGGCTCTTATTCAAGAGGAGAAGTTGGCCCCCTTATATGGCCGCGACAAAACTCAGTCTGACCCAAGATCGAAATCTTATTCGGGTATCGATATTCCTCATCGCCCTGCCGGCGAGAGACCTCCAACAACTCCTCCGTCAGATGCAAATCAGTTTACAAATAATGGGTTTGGATTTATGGGAGGGTTTGTCCCCATGGCAACTGCAAGAATGGGAAACTTCACTTTGGCTACTGCCTTTGGTGGATCAATACCATCATTGTTTAACATGCACTTTCATGGTTTCCCTGATGCTACTGTTTATGGCACAACTTCTGGTTTTCCTTATGGATTCCATTCCTTTCATGGTGGTCATGCTCATCATGGCTTTCCCTAG